The Xenopus tropicalis strain Nigerian chromosome 2, UCB_Xtro_10.0, whole genome shotgun sequence genome window below encodes:
- the LOC100489544 gene encoding olfactory receptor 52D1, whose protein sequence is MMENSSNVSTSFVLLGLVEMEGFWYLYCLVCLVTYTFIMVLSSIIVLVVVTEESLHEPMYLLICTLVLNGILGSSTFFPKLIIDLLSSSKTISRAPCLGQAFCVLFFAFFEICTFTLMAYDRYVAVCYPLQYVLIMTIEKTLRFIVASFTFTFTANLVAIVLSARLPLCGSQIRNIFCDNMSFFILSCVNTSINNIYGAAVFMMFLVFTLLVIAYSYIRIFLICMKISQHAYEKAIHTLVTHLVNFSIFLIGVLFIFIRYRLGNVDLPLGVQILLSATCLVVPPLLNPFIYGIRTKALTMKISRFLNK, encoded by the coding sequence ATGATGGAAAACTCATCCAATGTGAGCACCAGTTTTGTGCTGCTGGGACTAGTGGAGATGGAAGGATTCTGGTACCTTTATTGCCTCGTTTGCCTCGTTACCTACACATTTATAATGGTTCTGAGCTCCATTATCGTACTCGTGGTTGTGACGGAGGAAAGCCTTCATGAACCCATGTACCTTCTCATTTGCACCCTCGTCCTCAATGGCATATTGGGAAGTTCGACCTTCTTCCCCAAACTGATAATTGACCTTCTCTCTTCATCTAAAACCATCTCCCGAGCCCCCTGCCTCGGCCAGGCCTTCTGTGTCTTGTTCTTTGCCTTTTTTGAGATCTGCACTTTTACCCTAATGGCCTACGACCGGTACGTGGCCGTTTGTTACCCCTTGCAGTACGTTCTTATCATGACCATTGAGAAGACACTGAGGTTCATCGTTGCATCTTTCACCTTCACCTTCACGGCCAACTTGGTGGCAATTGTCCTCTCTGCCAGGCTCCCTCTTTGTGGGTCGCAAATCAGAAACATATTTTGTGACAACATGTCGTTTTTCATACTGTCCTGTGTCAACACGTCTATCAACAATATCTACGGTGCCGCCGTGTTCATGATGTTTTTGGTGTTCACCCTATTGGTCATCGCCTATTCCTACATAAGGATATTCCTCATCTGCATGAAGATTTCCCAGCATGCCTATGAAAAGGCCATCCACACCCTGGTCACCCATTTGGTGAATTTTTCTATTTTCCTTATCGGGGTGTTGTTTATATTTATCAGGTACAGGTTGGGGAACGTGGATCTGCCCCTGGGAGTGCAAATTCTGCTGTCGGCCACCTGCTTGGTCGTCCCTCCTCTTCTCAACCCCTTCATCTACGGGATAAGGACAAAGGCTCTGACGATGAAAATCAGCCGCTTCCTCAACAAATGA
- the LOC116408613 gene encoding olfactory receptor 5F1-like: protein MENVSSVSRHFVLLGLVEMEDLRYLYCILSLFLYIFILLLSLGIVLVVLTEESLHEPMYIFICNLTFNGMLGSSSFFPKLIIDLLASSHQISHVGCFLQVLALMIYVFFEIFSFTLMAYDRYLAVCDPLRYATKMTNAKAVRLILGFFAFSFFSVLVGVILSARLSYCGTQIKNIFCENLSLIVLSCGDSSVNSLYGISVTVILLVFTLLIIAYSYINIFMVCLEISKEACEKAIHTVVTHFLGFSIFLVGGLFIFVRFRLGNNNLPLFAQILLSVTFIVFPPLFNPLIYGIRTKALRGRGQLSRKSMENASSVSRHFVLLGLVEMEDLRYLYCILSLFLYIFILLLSLGIVLVVLTEESLHEPMYIFICNLTFNGMLGSSSFFPKLIVDLLASSHQISHVGCFLQVLGMVTYAFFELSSFTLMAYDRYLAVCDPLRYATKMTNFGIM from the exons ATGGAAAATGTATCCTCTGTTAGCAGGCACTTTGTCCTCCTTGGACTTGTGGAGATGGAAGATCTGAGATATCTCTACTGCATTCTCTCCCTGTTCCTATACATATTTATACTGCTCTTGAGCTTGGGGATTGTGCTTGTGGTTCTGACAGAAGAAAGCCTCCATGAGCCCATGTACATATTCATATGTAATCTTACCTTCAACGGGATGTTGGGGAGCAGCTCTTTCTTCCCCAAACTGATCATTGACTTGTTGGCTTCGTCCCATCAGATCTCACACGTTGGCTGCTTTCTGCAAGTTCTTGCTTTgatgatttatgtttttttcgAGATATTCTCATTCACACTCATGGCCTATGACAGGTATCTGGCTGTGTGTGACCCCTTACGATATGCCACCAAAATGACCAACGCAAAAGCCGTTAGACTCATCCTCGGTTTCTTTGCTTTCTCCTTCTTCTCTGTCTTGGTTGGAGTGATTTTATCTGCAAGACTTTCTTACTGTGGGACAcaaatcaaaaacattttttgtgaaaaCCTTTCCCTCATTGTCCTGTCCTGTGGGGATTCCTCTGTCAATAGTCTCTATGGGATCTCAGTTACTGTTATTCTGTTGGTTTTCACGTTACTGATTATCGCTTATTCCTACATTAATATCTTTATGGTCTGTCTGGAGATTTCCAAGGAAGCCTGTGAGAAAGCCATTCACACTGTGGTCACCCACTTCCTTGGCTTTTCCATCTTCTTGGTTGGGGGGCTGTTTATTTTTGTAAGATTCCGACTGGGGAACAACAATCTCCCCCTTTTTGCCCAAATTCTGCTCTCTGTAACTTTTATAGTTTTCCCTCCTCTTTTTAACCCCCTGATATACGGAATAAGGACTAAAGCATTAAGG GGCCGTGGACAGCTGAGCAGAAAAAGTATGGAAAATGCGTCCTCTGTTAGCAGGCACTTTGTTCTCCTTGGACTTGTGGAGATGGAAGATCTGAGATATCTCTACTGCATTCTCTCCCTGTTCCTATACATATTTATACTGCTCTTGAGCTTGGGGATTGTGCTTGTGGTTCTGACAGAAGAAAGCCTCCATGAGCCCATGTACATATTCATATGTAATCTTACCTTCAACGGGATGTTGGGGAGCAGCTCTTTCTTCCCCAAGCTGATCGTTGACTTGTTGGCTTCGTCCCATCAGATCTCACACGTTGGCTGCTTTCTCCAAGTTCTTGGTATGGTGACATATGCTTTTTTTGAGCTATCCTCGTTTACACTCATGGCCTATGACAGGTATCTGGCTGTGTGTGACCCCTTACGATATGCCACCAAAATGACCAATTTTGGGATAATGTAG
- the LOC100489874 gene encoding olfactory receptor 5F1 produces the protein MTAEDHQFFIPTQGRGHLSRTSMENVSSVSRHFVLLGLVEMEDLRYLYCILSLFLYIFILLLSLGIVLVVLTEESLHEPMYIFICNLTFNGMLGSSSFFPKLIVDLLASSHQISHVGCFLQVLGMVTYAFYELSSFTLMAYDRYLAVCDPLRYATKMTNTKAVRLILSFFGYSFISVLVGVILSARLSYCGTQIKNIFCDNLSLIVLSCGDSSVNNLYGALVTVILLVFTLLVISYSYVKIFIVCLKISKEACEKAIHTVVTHLLGFSLFLVGGLFLFIRFRLGNNNLPLFAHILLSITFIIFPPLLNPLIYGIRTKALSAKIFHHLHKMRIVSN, from the coding sequence ATGACAGCGGAGGATCATCAGTTCTTTATTCCTACACAGGGCCGTGGACATCTGAGCAGAACAAGTATGGAAAATGTATCCTCTGTTAGCAGGCACTTTGTCCTCCTTGGACTTGTGGAGATGGAAGATCTGAGATATCTCTACTGCATTCTCTCCCTGTTCCTATACATATTTATACTGCTCTTGAGCTTGGGGATTGTGCTTGTTGTTCTGACAGAAGAAAGCCTCCATGAGCCCATGTACATATTCATATGTAATCTTACCTTCAACGGGATGTTGGGGAGCAGCTCTTTCTTCCCCAAGCTGATCGTTGACTTGTTGGCTTCATCCCATCAGATCTCGCACGTTGGCTGCTTTCTCCAAGTTCTTGGTATGGTGACATATGCTTTTTATGAGCTATCCTCTTTCACACTCATGGCCTATGACAGGTATCTGGCTGTGTGTGACCCCTTACGATATGCCACCAAAATGACCAACACAAAAGCCGTTAGACTCATCCTAAGTTTCTTTGGTTACTCGTTTATTTCTGTCTTGGTTGGAGTGATTTTATCTGCAAGACTTTCTTACTGTGGGACAcaaatcaaaaatattttttgtgataACCTTTCCCTCATTGTCCTGTCCTGTGGGGATTCCTCTGTAAATAATCTCTATGGGGCCTTAGTTACTGTTATTCTGTTGGTTTTCACGTTACTGGTTATTTCTTATTCCTATGTAAAAATCTTTATAGTTTGTCTGAAGATTTCCAAGGAAGCCTGTGAGAAAGCCATTCACACTGTGGTCACCCACTTACTTGGCTTCTCTCTCTTCTTGGTTGGGGGGCTGTTCCTTTTCATACGGTTTAGACTGGGGAACAACAATCTCCCCCTTTTTGCCCACATTCTGCTCTCTATAACTTTTATAATTTTCCCTCCTCTCCTCAACCCCCTGATATACGGAATAAGGACTAAAGCACTAAGTGCAAAAATCTTTCATCATCTGCACAAAATGAGAATCGTATCCAACTGA